The following nucleotide sequence is from Methylocella sp..
CCCGGCGTCACACAGTTGACCTCATCGAGCGCGCTTGGCTACACGCAGCTCACAGTACAATTCGAGCTCAGTCGCGAAATCGACGGCGCGGCGACGGATGTTTTGGCCGCAATCAATGCAGCGGCCCCATATCTGCCGACCGATTTGCCGTATCCGCCGACGATCCGGAAGGTCAATCCGGCTGATGCTCCGATAATGCTTCTGGCCCTTACCTCCGATTCGTTGCCGATGACGACAGTCGACGCCTACGCAGAAAATATTCTGCTGCCGAAGATCTCAACAATATCCGGCGTCGGTCTCGTCGGAATAGGCGGCCAGCAAAAGCCCGCGATCCGCGTTCAGGTTGATCCGCAAGCGCTCGCTTCGCGAAATATCAGCCTCGAGGATGTTCGCGCGGTGCTGAGCGAAGCGAACGTCGATCTGCCGAAAGGGACGCTCAACAGTCCGCGTCAGACGTTTACGCTCAATACGAATGATCAGCTTCTGAAGCCTGAAGCCTATGACGATCTGATCATTGCATATCGCAACGGCTCGCCGGTGCGCATTCGCGACATAGGAAAGGCGATCGACGGACCTGAAAATGATTTGCTGGGCGGCTGGTACAACAAGCAACAAGCCGTCGTTCTCGTCATTCAACGTTTGCCTGGCGCCAACGTTATAAAGACAGTGGACACTATCAAAGCGATATTGCCCCAGCTCCAAGCGTCAATCCCGCCCGCCATCAAGGTCTCGATCGCCTCGGACCGCACGCTGACTATACGCGCCTCCGTCGCCGATGTGCAATTTACTTTGATGCTGACCGTCGCGCTTGTAGTGATGGTGATATTCATATTCCTGCGCAATTTCTGGGCGACGGTTATTCCCGCCGTCACAGTGCCGCTTTCACTTATCGGCACGTTTGCGGTTTTGTACGAACTTAATTTCAGCCTCGACAATCTGTCGCTTATGGCGCTCTCGATAGCGGTCGGCTTCGTGGTCGACGATGCGGTCGTGGTGATCGAAAACATCGTTCGCTATCTTGAAGAGGGCCTTACGCCCATGGAGGCCGCGCTCAAAGGAGCGGGAGAAATCGGCTTCACGATCGTTTCGATTACGCTGTCGTTGATCGCGGTGTTTATCCCGTTGTTCCTGATGGGCGGTTACGTCGGCAAATTATTCCAGGAATTCGCCGTAACCATCAGCGTCTCGCTGATTCTCTCGCTTATCATTTCGCTCACGCTGACGCCGATGATGTGCGCGCGTCTGCTCAAGGATCAGTCGAGAAAACAGCACGGTTGGGTCTACCGGCTATTCGAGCGCGGCTTTGACGGTCTGCTGGCGTTGTACGAACGCGGCCTCAAGATCGTTCTGCGGCATCAGTTTGCGACGCTGCTCGTGATGTTGGGGACGATCGCTTTCACGGGCTATCTTTATGCCGTCATTCCCAAAGGCTTCTTTCCTGAGCAGGACACCGGACTGCTTCAGGGCATCACCGAGGCGGCGACGGATATCTCATTCCCCGCCATGGTCGAGCGCCAACAGGCGCTCATGGATGTCGTCCTGAAGGATCCGGCGGTCGACTCGGTCTCCGACTACATTGGCCCCGGAGGCTCGACGCCGACGCTCAATCAGGGGCGCGTCTACATCGTCTTGAAGCCGCTCAAAGAACGCGGCGTCAGCGCGCAGCAGGTCATGGATCGGTTGGCTCCTCAACTCGCCAAAGTGCAGGGCATCCGTCTCTTTTTGCAGGCGACGCAAGACATCGTCATTGGCGGCCGGCTCTCGAAGACGCTGTATCAATACACTCTTTCCGACCCCGATCTGGACGAACTCAATCACTGGACGACGGTCTACCTCGATAAATTCAAGACGATTCCGGGAATGATCGACGTCAGCACGGACCAGGAGAATGGCGGCCCGCTGCTCAATGTGACGGTCAATCGGGAGGTGGCGTCGAGTTTTGGAATTCTGCCTTCGACAATTGACAACATTCTTGACGACGCCTTCGGCCAGCGCATCGTCTCCACCATGTACACGGCGCTCAATCAGTATCATGTCGTTCTTGAGGTCGCGCCGAAATTTCAGTACGGCCCGGAAGCGCTTGCCGGCATCTATGTCAGCTCTTCAACTGGCCAGCAGGTTCCTCTGACCACAGTGGTGAAAAGCAATATTGAGCCGTTGCCGATCGTGGTCAATCACCAGGGAATGTTTCCCTCCGTTACGATCTCATTCAACTTGAAGCCCGGCGTGGCGCTCGGAAATGTCGTCGCGGCGGTCGGTCAATTTGATCGAGAGAGCGGCAAACCAGCATCATTGATGACGGGCTTCCAAGGCAACGCCCGCGCCTACCAAAATGCACTGGCGGGCACGCCCGTGCTAATAGCGGCGGCGCTGGTCGTCAT
It contains:
- a CDS encoding efflux RND transporter permease subunit, encoding MNLSAPFVQRPIATALLMAGLLLCGLVTYRLLPVASLPNVNFPTIAISAELPGADPQTMASTVATPLEQQLSQIPGVTQLTSSSALGYTQLTVQFELSREIDGAATDVLAAINAAAPYLPTDLPYPPTIRKVNPADAPIMLLALTSDSLPMTTVDAYAENILLPKISTISGVGLVGIGGQQKPAIRVQVDPQALASRNISLEDVRAVLSEANVDLPKGTLNSPRQTFTLNTNDQLLKPEAYDDLIIAYRNGSPVRIRDIGKAIDGPENDLLGGWYNKQQAVVLVIQRLPGANVIKTVDTIKAILPQLQASIPPAIKVSIASDRTLTIRASVADVQFTLMLTVALVVMVIFIFLRNFWATVIPAVTVPLSLIGTFAVLYELNFSLDNLSLMALSIAVGFVVDDAVVVIENIVRYLEEGLTPMEAALKGAGEIGFTIVSITLSLIAVFIPLFLMGGYVGKLFQEFAVTISVSLILSLIISLTLTPMMCARLLKDQSRKQHGWVYRLFERGFDGLLALYERGLKIVLRHQFATLLVMLGTIAFTGYLYAVIPKGFFPEQDTGLLQGITEAATDISFPAMVERQQALMDVVLKDPAVDSVSDYIGPGGSTPTLNQGRVYIVLKPLKERGVSAQQVMDRLAPQLAKVQGIRLFLQATQDIVIGGRLSKTLYQYTLSDPDLDELNHWTTVYLDKFKTIPGMIDVSTDQENGGPLLNVTVNREVASSFGILPSTIDNILDDAFGQRIVSTMYTALNQYHVVLEVAPKFQYGPEALAGIYVSSSTGQQVPLTTVVKSNIEPLPIVVNHQGMFPSVTISFNLKPGVALGNVVAAVGQFDRESGKPASLMTGFQGNARAYQNALAGTPVLIAAALVVIYIILGVLYESMVHPITILSTLPSAGIGALLLLMAVRLDLSVIAIIGIILLIGIVKKNGIMLVDFALEVQRNERLSPEESIYRSCTLRFRPILMTTMAALLGGVPLMLNKGNGAELRQPLGYTIVGGLLVSQLLTLYTTPVVYLYLDRLEKWTQRLMRGPKKPDAGGAGA